In one Parus major isolate Abel chromosome 13, Parus_major1.1, whole genome shotgun sequence genomic region, the following are encoded:
- the RBM27 gene encoding RNA-binding protein 27 isoform X3 encodes MIIESVDALKSWLAKLLEPICDADPSALANYVVALVKKDKPEKELKAFCADQLDVFLQKETSGFVDKLFESLYTKSYLPSAEPTKAEAKPAGQEKEEVKEELCVKQNFQESVEEERESRKKKYSSPQRSRADSSEQRSREKKRDDGKWRDYDRYYDRSDLYREKSGWRRGRSKSRSKSRGLSRSRSRSRGRSKDRDGSRSEHRERERSKYKSEKNDVEGSYNPVSASPSKSSEQYSSAQAIPSAVTVVAPAHHLESTTESWSNYFNNHSNPSSFGRNPPPKRRCQDYDERGYCVLGDLCQFDHGNDPLVVDEVSLPSMIPFPPPPPGLPPPPGLLLPPLPGPVRGLRLPLPQPHPQPPPPVVLPVPRPPLTQSSLINSRDQPGTSAVPSLAPVGARLPPPLPQNLLYTVSEHTYEPDGYNPEAPSITSAGRSQYRQFFTRAQMQRPNLIGLTSGEMDTNPRAANIIIQTEPPIPITNNSSNVTRVVLEPDSRKRSPSSMECPPLKKPWLGKQVNNNQNKPGFLKKNQYTNTKLEVRKIPPELNNITQLNEHFSKFGTIVNIQVAFQNDPEAALIQYLSNDEARKAISSTEAVLSNRFIRVLWHRESEQQPPLLQQQQAAPAPQALQHLQQQALATQPAVTVHSSLAKVMNKPLASGAYVLNKVPVKRRLGAAGGSQPELSQPGAGVEESQVFPTSTSHSKMVYSSPNLKTTLKSGAGSKPHDVQEVLKKKQEAMKLQQDMRKKKQEMLEKQIECQKMLISKLEKNKAMKPEERAEIMKTLKELTGKISQLKDELKTSSTTSTPSKLKSKTEAQKELLDAELDFHKRLSSGEDTTELRKKLNQLQVEAARLGILPVGRGKAAAQGRGRGRGRGGRGRGVLNHMVVDHRPKALTVGGFVEEEKDELLQHFSKFGDIEDLQEEDSPLSVVVTFKSRSEAENAANQGSRFKDRRLQISWHKPKVPSVSTEVEEEESKEEETETSDLFLHEDDDDDDEDEDESRSWRR; translated from the exons ATGATCATCGAGAGCGTAGACGCGCTCAAGTCCTGGCTGGCCAAGCTGCTGGAGCCCAT ATGTGATGCGGACCCCTCAGCCTTGGCCAACTATGTCGTGGCGTTAGTCAAGAAAGACAAGCCCGAGAAGGAGCTGAAGGCTTTCTGTGCTGACCAGCTGGATGTGTTCCTGCAGAAAG AAACTTCAGGGTTTGTAGATAAACTTTTTGAAAGTTTGTACACCAAGAGTTACCTTCCTTCTGCTGAGCCCACAAAGGCAGAGGCAAAGCCTGCAGggcaagagaaagaagaagTCAAGGAGGAG TTGTGTGTTAAGCAGAATTTTCAAGAGTCTGTTGAAGAAGAGCGGGagagcaggaagaagaaatattccAGTCCCCAGAGGAGCCGTGCAGATTCCAGTGAGCAAAG aagcagggagaaaaagcGTGATGATGGGAAGTGGCGGGACTATGACAGGTACTATGATAGGAGTGACTTGTACAGGGAGAAGTCTGGCTGGCGCCGGGGCAGGAGTAAAAGCCGGAGCAAAAGCAGAGGGTTGAGTCGGAGCCGCAGCCGCAGCAGGGGCCGCAGCAAGGACcgggatggcagcaggagcg agcaccgagagagagagagatcaaAATacaagagtgaaaaaaatgatGTTGAAGGCTCATATAATCCGGTGTCCGCATCTCCCAGTAAATCCTCTGAACAGTATTCCTCTGCACAAGCTATTCCCAGTGCTGTAACTGTAGTTGCACCTGCGCACCACCTTGAAAGCACCACAGAGAGCTGGTCAAATTACTTCAACAATCACAGCAATCCCAGTTCATTTGGCAGAAACCCTCCTCCTAAAAGGAGATGTCAAGACTATGATG AGCGAGGCTATTGTGTCCTTGGTGACCTCTGTCAGTTTGATCACGGGAACGATCCTTTAGTAGTAGACGAAGTTTCCTTGCCGAGCATGATCCCGttcccgccgccgccgccggggcTGCCACCACCgccggggctgctgctgccgccgctgccGGGGCCGGTGCGCGGGCTGAGGCTGCCGCTGCCGCAGCCGCAcccgcagcccccgccgccCGTCGTGCTGCCCGTCCCGC GACCACCTTTAACACAGTCCAGCCTGATAAACAGTCGTGACCAGCCAGGGACGAGCgcagtgcccagcctggcacccGTGGGAGCAAggctgcctcctcctctgcctcagaACCTGCTCTATACAGTGTCAGAAC ATACATATGAGCCAGATGGCTATAACCCTGAAGCTCCTAGTATTACCAGTGCTGGTAGATCTCAGTATCGGCAGTTCTTTACGAGAGCACAAATGCAGCGTCCAAATCTAATTGGCCTAACATCTGGGGAGATGGATACAAACCCTCGAG CTGCCAACATTATCATCCAAACTGAGCCTCCCATTCCCATTACAAATAACAGCAGCAATGTCACGAGAGTTGTTCTGGAAccagacagcaggaaaagatctccaagCAGCATGGAATGTCCACCATTGAAGAAACCCTGGTTGGGAAA GCAAGTAAACAACAACCAGAATAAGCCAGGGTTTTTGAAAAAGAATCAGTATACTAATACAAAATTAGAAGTTCGAAAAATTCCACCAGAATTGAACAATATTACACAGCTCAACGAACACTTCAGCAAATTTGGAACTATTGTAAACATTCAG GTTGCTTTCCAGAACGATCCTGAAGCTGCTCTCATTCAGTACTTGAGTAACGACGAGGCGAGGAAGGCGATTTCCAGCACGGAGGCGGTGCTGAGCAATCGGTTCATCCGggtgctgtggcacagggagagcGAGCAGCAGcccccactgctgcagcagcagcaggcagcgCCCGCCCCGCAggccctgcagcacctgcagcagcaggccCTGGCCACGCAGCCCGCCGTGACGGtgcacagcagcctggccaAG GTGATGAACAAACCCCTGGCCTCTGGTGCCTACGTCCTTAACAAAGTCCCGGTGAAAAGACGCCTCGGAGCAGCGGGGGGGAGCCAGCCTGAGCTCAGCCAGCCCGGCGCTGGCGTGGAGGAGTCTCAG GTATTTCCTACTTCTACAAGCCACTCAAAAATGGTTTACAGTTCTCCAAACTTGAAGACAACTCTGAAGTCTGGTGCAGGGTCTAAACCTCACGACGTGCAAGaagtccttaaaaaaaaacag GAGGCAATGAAACTCCAGCAAGATatgaggaaaaagaagcaggagatgTTAGAAAAACAGATAGAATGCCAGAAG ATGCTGATATCCAAGCTGGAGAAAAACAAGGCCATGAAACCAGAAGAGAGAGCAGAAATTATGAAGACTTTAAAAGAActaacaggaaaaatatctcAGTTAAAGGATGAATTAAAAACTTCATCTACAACCTCCACACCATCCAAGTTGAAGTCCAAGACAGAG GCACAGAAGGAGCTGTTGGACGCAGAGCTGGACTTCCACAAGAGACTGTCCTCTGGAGAGGACACGACCGAACTGCGGAAAAAGCTCAATCAGCTGCAGGTGGAG GCTGCCCGCTTGGGCATCCTGCCTGTGGGCCGAGGAAAGGCGGCGGCGcagggccggggccggggccggggccgcgggggcCGAGGCCGGGGAGTGCTGAACCACATG GTGGTGGATCACCGGCCCAAGGCGCTCACCGTGGGAGGCTTcgtggaagaggaaaaagatgaaTTGTTACAGCACTTCTCT aaattTGGAGATATTGAAGATCTTCAAGAAGAGGATTCCCCATTAAGTGTTGTCGTAACTTTTAAGTCCCGCTCAGAAGC
- the RBM27 gene encoding RNA-binding protein 27 isoform X2, with the protein MIIESVDALKSWLAKLLEPICDADPSALANYVVALVKKDKPEKELKAFCADQLDVFLQKETSGFVDKLFESLYTKSYLPSAEPTKAEAKPAGQEKEEVKEELCVKQNFQESVEEERESRKKKYSSPQRSRADSSEQSREKKRDDGKWRDYDRYYDRSDLYREKSGWRRGRSKSRSKSRGLSRSRSRSRGRSKDRDGSRSGLVQVCRKSKWHRLQHSTHLETALVKGREHRERERSKYKSEKNDVEGSYNPVSASPSKSSEQYSSAQAIPSAVTVVAPAHHLESTTESWSNYFNNHSNPSSFGRNPPPKRRCQDYDERGYCVLGDLCQFDHGNDPLVVDEVSLPSMIPFPPPPPGLPPPPGLLLPPLPGPVRGLRLPLPQPHPQPPPPVVLPVPRPPLTQSSLINSRDQPGTSAVPSLAPVGARLPPPLPQNLLYTVSEHTYEPDGYNPEAPSITSAGRSQYRQFFTRAQMQRPNLIGLTSGEMDTNPRAANIIIQTEPPIPITNNSSNVTRVVLEPDSRKRSPSSMECPPLKKPWLGKQVNNNQNKPGFLKKNQYTNTKLEVRKIPPELNNITQLNEHFSKFGTIVNIQVAFQNDPEAALIQYLSNDEARKAISSTEAVLSNRFIRVLWHRESEQQPPLLQQQQAAPAPQALQHLQQQALATQPAVTVHSSLAKVMNKPLASGAYVLNKVPVKRRLGAAGGSQPELSQPGAGVEESQVFPTSTSHSKMVYSSPNLKTTLKSGAGSKPHDVQEVLKKKQEAMKLQQDMRKKKQEMLEKQIECQKMLISKLEKNKAMKPEERAEIMKTLKELTGKISQLKDELKTSSTTSTPSKLKSKTEAQKELLDAELDFHKRLSSGEDTTELRKKLNQLQVEAARLGILPVGRGKAAAQGRGRGRGRGGRGRGVLNHMVVDHRPKALTVGGFVEEEKDELLQHFSKFGDIEDLQEEDSPLSVVVTFKSRSEAENAANQGSRFKDRRLQISWHKPKVPSVSTEVEEEESKEEETETSDLFLHEDDDDDDEDEDESRSWRR; encoded by the exons ATGATCATCGAGAGCGTAGACGCGCTCAAGTCCTGGCTGGCCAAGCTGCTGGAGCCCAT ATGTGATGCGGACCCCTCAGCCTTGGCCAACTATGTCGTGGCGTTAGTCAAGAAAGACAAGCCCGAGAAGGAGCTGAAGGCTTTCTGTGCTGACCAGCTGGATGTGTTCCTGCAGAAAG AAACTTCAGGGTTTGTAGATAAACTTTTTGAAAGTTTGTACACCAAGAGTTACCTTCCTTCTGCTGAGCCCACAAAGGCAGAGGCAAAGCCTGCAGggcaagagaaagaagaagTCAAGGAGGAG TTGTGTGTTAAGCAGAATTTTCAAGAGTCTGTTGAAGAAGAGCGGGagagcaggaagaagaaatattccAGTCCCCAGAGGAGCCGTGCAGATTCCAGTGAGCAAAG cagggagaaaaagcGTGATGATGGGAAGTGGCGGGACTATGACAGGTACTATGATAGGAGTGACTTGTACAGGGAGAAGTCTGGCTGGCGCCGGGGCAGGAGTAAAAGCCGGAGCAAAAGCAGAGGGTTGAGTCGGAGCCGCAGCCGCAGCAGGGGCCGCAGCAAGGACcgggatggcagcaggagcg GGCTAGTTCAGGTCTGTCGGAAAAGTAAGTGGCACAGATTACAGCATTCTACGCACCTTGAGACCGCGTTAGTTAAGGGCAGAG agcaccgagagagagagagatcaaAATacaagagtgaaaaaaatgatGTTGAAGGCTCATATAATCCGGTGTCCGCATCTCCCAGTAAATCCTCTGAACAGTATTCCTCTGCACAAGCTATTCCCAGTGCTGTAACTGTAGTTGCACCTGCGCACCACCTTGAAAGCACCACAGAGAGCTGGTCAAATTACTTCAACAATCACAGCAATCCCAGTTCATTTGGCAGAAACCCTCCTCCTAAAAGGAGATGTCAAGACTATGATG AGCGAGGCTATTGTGTCCTTGGTGACCTCTGTCAGTTTGATCACGGGAACGATCCTTTAGTAGTAGACGAAGTTTCCTTGCCGAGCATGATCCCGttcccgccgccgccgccggggcTGCCACCACCgccggggctgctgctgccgccgctgccGGGGCCGGTGCGCGGGCTGAGGCTGCCGCTGCCGCAGCCGCAcccgcagcccccgccgccCGTCGTGCTGCCCGTCCCGC GACCACCTTTAACACAGTCCAGCCTGATAAACAGTCGTGACCAGCCAGGGACGAGCgcagtgcccagcctggcacccGTGGGAGCAAggctgcctcctcctctgcctcagaACCTGCTCTATACAGTGTCAGAAC ATACATATGAGCCAGATGGCTATAACCCTGAAGCTCCTAGTATTACCAGTGCTGGTAGATCTCAGTATCGGCAGTTCTTTACGAGAGCACAAATGCAGCGTCCAAATCTAATTGGCCTAACATCTGGGGAGATGGATACAAACCCTCGAG CTGCCAACATTATCATCCAAACTGAGCCTCCCATTCCCATTACAAATAACAGCAGCAATGTCACGAGAGTTGTTCTGGAAccagacagcaggaaaagatctccaagCAGCATGGAATGTCCACCATTGAAGAAACCCTGGTTGGGAAA GCAAGTAAACAACAACCAGAATAAGCCAGGGTTTTTGAAAAAGAATCAGTATACTAATACAAAATTAGAAGTTCGAAAAATTCCACCAGAATTGAACAATATTACACAGCTCAACGAACACTTCAGCAAATTTGGAACTATTGTAAACATTCAG GTTGCTTTCCAGAACGATCCTGAAGCTGCTCTCATTCAGTACTTGAGTAACGACGAGGCGAGGAAGGCGATTTCCAGCACGGAGGCGGTGCTGAGCAATCGGTTCATCCGggtgctgtggcacagggagagcGAGCAGCAGcccccactgctgcagcagcagcaggcagcgCCCGCCCCGCAggccctgcagcacctgcagcagcaggccCTGGCCACGCAGCCCGCCGTGACGGtgcacagcagcctggccaAG GTGATGAACAAACCCCTGGCCTCTGGTGCCTACGTCCTTAACAAAGTCCCGGTGAAAAGACGCCTCGGAGCAGCGGGGGGGAGCCAGCCTGAGCTCAGCCAGCCCGGCGCTGGCGTGGAGGAGTCTCAG GTATTTCCTACTTCTACAAGCCACTCAAAAATGGTTTACAGTTCTCCAAACTTGAAGACAACTCTGAAGTCTGGTGCAGGGTCTAAACCTCACGACGTGCAAGaagtccttaaaaaaaaacag GAGGCAATGAAACTCCAGCAAGATatgaggaaaaagaagcaggagatgTTAGAAAAACAGATAGAATGCCAGAAG ATGCTGATATCCAAGCTGGAGAAAAACAAGGCCATGAAACCAGAAGAGAGAGCAGAAATTATGAAGACTTTAAAAGAActaacaggaaaaatatctcAGTTAAAGGATGAATTAAAAACTTCATCTACAACCTCCACACCATCCAAGTTGAAGTCCAAGACAGAG GCACAGAAGGAGCTGTTGGACGCAGAGCTGGACTTCCACAAGAGACTGTCCTCTGGAGAGGACACGACCGAACTGCGGAAAAAGCTCAATCAGCTGCAGGTGGAG GCTGCCCGCTTGGGCATCCTGCCTGTGGGCCGAGGAAAGGCGGCGGCGcagggccggggccggggccggggccgcgggggcCGAGGCCGGGGAGTGCTGAACCACATG GTGGTGGATCACCGGCCCAAGGCGCTCACCGTGGGAGGCTTcgtggaagaggaaaaagatgaaTTGTTACAGCACTTCTCT aaattTGGAGATATTGAAGATCTTCAAGAAGAGGATTCCCCATTAAGTGTTGTCGTAACTTTTAAGTCCCGCTCAGAAGC
- the RBM27 gene encoding RNA-binding protein 27 isoform X4 has product MIIESVDALKSWLAKLLEPICDADPSALANYVVALVKKDKPEKELKAFCADQLDVFLQKETSGFVDKLFESLYTKSYLPSAEPTKAEAKPAGQEKEEVKEELCVKQNFQESVEEERESRKKKYSSPQRSRADSSEQRSREKKRDDGKWRDYDRYYDRSDLYREKSGWRRGRSKSRSKSRGLSRSRSRSRGRSKDRDGSRSGLVQVCRKSKWHRLQHSTHLETALVKGREHRERERSKYKSEKNDVEGSYNPVSASPSKSSEQYSSAQAIPSAVTVVAPAHHLESTTESWSNYFNNHSNPSSFGRNPPPKRRCQDYDERGYCVLGDLCQFDHGNDPLVVDEVSLPSMIPFPPPPPGLPPPPGLLLPPLPGPVRGLRLPLPQPHPQPPPPVVLPVPRPPLTQSSLINSRDQPGTSAVPSLAPVGARLPPPLPQNLLYTVSEPANIIIQTEPPIPITNNSSNVTRVVLEPDSRKRSPSSMECPPLKKPWLGKQVNNNQNKPGFLKKNQYTNTKLEVRKIPPELNNITQLNEHFSKFGTIVNIQVAFQNDPEAALIQYLSNDEARKAISSTEAVLSNRFIRVLWHRESEQQPPLLQQQQAAPAPQALQHLQQQALATQPAVTVHSSLAKVMNKPLASGAYVLNKVPVKRRLGAAGGSQPELSQPGAGVEESQVFPTSTSHSKMVYSSPNLKTTLKSGAGSKPHDVQEVLKKKQEAMKLQQDMRKKKQEMLEKQIECQKMLISKLEKNKAMKPEERAEIMKTLKELTGKISQLKDELKTSSTTSTPSKLKSKTEAQKELLDAELDFHKRLSSGEDTTELRKKLNQLQVEAARLGILPVGRGKAAAQGRGRGRGRGGRGRGVLNHMVVDHRPKALTVGGFVEEEKDELLQHFSKFGDIEDLQEEDSPLSVVVTFKSRSEAENAANQGSRFKDRRLQISWHKPKVPSVSTEVEEEESKEEETETSDLFLHEDDDDDDEDEDESRSWRR; this is encoded by the exons ATGATCATCGAGAGCGTAGACGCGCTCAAGTCCTGGCTGGCCAAGCTGCTGGAGCCCAT ATGTGATGCGGACCCCTCAGCCTTGGCCAACTATGTCGTGGCGTTAGTCAAGAAAGACAAGCCCGAGAAGGAGCTGAAGGCTTTCTGTGCTGACCAGCTGGATGTGTTCCTGCAGAAAG AAACTTCAGGGTTTGTAGATAAACTTTTTGAAAGTTTGTACACCAAGAGTTACCTTCCTTCTGCTGAGCCCACAAAGGCAGAGGCAAAGCCTGCAGggcaagagaaagaagaagTCAAGGAGGAG TTGTGTGTTAAGCAGAATTTTCAAGAGTCTGTTGAAGAAGAGCGGGagagcaggaagaagaaatattccAGTCCCCAGAGGAGCCGTGCAGATTCCAGTGAGCAAAG aagcagggagaaaaagcGTGATGATGGGAAGTGGCGGGACTATGACAGGTACTATGATAGGAGTGACTTGTACAGGGAGAAGTCTGGCTGGCGCCGGGGCAGGAGTAAAAGCCGGAGCAAAAGCAGAGGGTTGAGTCGGAGCCGCAGCCGCAGCAGGGGCCGCAGCAAGGACcgggatggcagcaggagcg GGCTAGTTCAGGTCTGTCGGAAAAGTAAGTGGCACAGATTACAGCATTCTACGCACCTTGAGACCGCGTTAGTTAAGGGCAGAG agcaccgagagagagagagatcaaAATacaagagtgaaaaaaatgatGTTGAAGGCTCATATAATCCGGTGTCCGCATCTCCCAGTAAATCCTCTGAACAGTATTCCTCTGCACAAGCTATTCCCAGTGCTGTAACTGTAGTTGCACCTGCGCACCACCTTGAAAGCACCACAGAGAGCTGGTCAAATTACTTCAACAATCACAGCAATCCCAGTTCATTTGGCAGAAACCCTCCTCCTAAAAGGAGATGTCAAGACTATGATG AGCGAGGCTATTGTGTCCTTGGTGACCTCTGTCAGTTTGATCACGGGAACGATCCTTTAGTAGTAGACGAAGTTTCCTTGCCGAGCATGATCCCGttcccgccgccgccgccggggcTGCCACCACCgccggggctgctgctgccgccgctgccGGGGCCGGTGCGCGGGCTGAGGCTGCCGCTGCCGCAGCCGCAcccgcagcccccgccgccCGTCGTGCTGCCCGTCCCGC GACCACCTTTAACACAGTCCAGCCTGATAAACAGTCGTGACCAGCCAGGGACGAGCgcagtgcccagcctggcacccGTGGGAGCAAggctgcctcctcctctgcctcagaACCTGCTCTATACAGTGTCAGAAC CTGCCAACATTATCATCCAAACTGAGCCTCCCATTCCCATTACAAATAACAGCAGCAATGTCACGAGAGTTGTTCTGGAAccagacagcaggaaaagatctccaagCAGCATGGAATGTCCACCATTGAAGAAACCCTGGTTGGGAAA GCAAGTAAACAACAACCAGAATAAGCCAGGGTTTTTGAAAAAGAATCAGTATACTAATACAAAATTAGAAGTTCGAAAAATTCCACCAGAATTGAACAATATTACACAGCTCAACGAACACTTCAGCAAATTTGGAACTATTGTAAACATTCAG GTTGCTTTCCAGAACGATCCTGAAGCTGCTCTCATTCAGTACTTGAGTAACGACGAGGCGAGGAAGGCGATTTCCAGCACGGAGGCGGTGCTGAGCAATCGGTTCATCCGggtgctgtggcacagggagagcGAGCAGCAGcccccactgctgcagcagcagcaggcagcgCCCGCCCCGCAggccctgcagcacctgcagcagcaggccCTGGCCACGCAGCCCGCCGTGACGGtgcacagcagcctggccaAG GTGATGAACAAACCCCTGGCCTCTGGTGCCTACGTCCTTAACAAAGTCCCGGTGAAAAGACGCCTCGGAGCAGCGGGGGGGAGCCAGCCTGAGCTCAGCCAGCCCGGCGCTGGCGTGGAGGAGTCTCAG GTATTTCCTACTTCTACAAGCCACTCAAAAATGGTTTACAGTTCTCCAAACTTGAAGACAACTCTGAAGTCTGGTGCAGGGTCTAAACCTCACGACGTGCAAGaagtccttaaaaaaaaacag GAGGCAATGAAACTCCAGCAAGATatgaggaaaaagaagcaggagatgTTAGAAAAACAGATAGAATGCCAGAAG ATGCTGATATCCAAGCTGGAGAAAAACAAGGCCATGAAACCAGAAGAGAGAGCAGAAATTATGAAGACTTTAAAAGAActaacaggaaaaatatctcAGTTAAAGGATGAATTAAAAACTTCATCTACAACCTCCACACCATCCAAGTTGAAGTCCAAGACAGAG GCACAGAAGGAGCTGTTGGACGCAGAGCTGGACTTCCACAAGAGACTGTCCTCTGGAGAGGACACGACCGAACTGCGGAAAAAGCTCAATCAGCTGCAGGTGGAG GCTGCCCGCTTGGGCATCCTGCCTGTGGGCCGAGGAAAGGCGGCGGCGcagggccggggccggggccggggccgcgggggcCGAGGCCGGGGAGTGCTGAACCACATG GTGGTGGATCACCGGCCCAAGGCGCTCACCGTGGGAGGCTTcgtggaagaggaaaaagatgaaTTGTTACAGCACTTCTCT aaattTGGAGATATTGAAGATCTTCAAGAAGAGGATTCCCCATTAAGTGTTGTCGTAACTTTTAAGTCCCGCTCAGAAGC